The genomic DNA TGAGATTGTTTCTGGTGGAAAATCAGCACAAACAGACGCTGAGATGTTTGCTGGTGGAGAACTAGCACAGACGGACGCTGAGTTGGTCGGTGGTGGAAAACCAGGTTAGACGGACGCTAAAATGGTGTCTGTTGGAGAACCAGCACACTGTCAGACGGAAACTGAACTGGTGGCTGATGGAAAACCAGCACGGACAGATACTGAAATGATGGCTGAATGAAAACCAGCACAGACGGACACTGAAGTGATAGCTGATGGAGAACCCAGCACAGACGGACATGAAATGGTTGCTGATGGGGAACCAGCATAGACGGACGCTGACATGCTTGTATGATGAGGTAATTTACAAAGTCAGACGACGCTTAAGTGGTTGCTCATATGATGGAAAACACAGACAAACATTGACTTTGATATTGGAGATTTGGCACTGGAATGGTAGCCAGTGAACCCAGACACAGACGGACGGCTGTTTGAGAGGTTAACACATTTGAACAATAAAGTAATTACTGGTTGCTCAGAACTGTCTAGGGGTAGAGTGACCAGCACAGATGAGTCTTGAAATGGTTGCTGATGAGGTTGCCAACAACCTTCAGTGGGACACTGAAATGTCTTCCTTACTTTCATACATATGTTTTACGTAGTAATTAATGAACcaagtttttaaacaattttgtcaatcATTGGATGTGCTGATTCGCAGTCAATATAaccatgtattttgtatttttataaaatggcCTCATTATCATAAAGGACCATTTGTAAATTAAGTAGTCTCACTAATATTTCACACAGGTATCAAATGCGTTATATTTTTGAGTTCTACCACGTTTAAATTGTCGAGACTATGTTTATCCTGACGGAAACCTTTAGATGTGAGTCTTAGCATAATACATATCTGCAAACTACACTTTCAAGGAGATATGATCCCCAAGGTACTGCCTGATTTGATAATTGTCCCTTGTCCTGTTTCGTCGTACATCTCTTTGTGTTCTGGCGTCTGCAAGCATTTGGGTATATACGTTTACAGTCCTTGGATTCTGGCTTATATATCGATACGTTGACTTGTGTTTTACTATGTGCTTTTGTGGTAACTGTTTAATGTGTAATGGAATTGCCTGACGAGGGGTAATTTTATTACACTGTCTTCTTGATGATTGAGGCGTAACACATCAAAGAATATAGCATTTTTATGACAAAGAATTCCATTGCCTGTGTTGGGATTCGTACACGGTTCGCTCGgatgctagtccaatgctcttaCCACTGAACCAAAGAGTCAACGCCCTGACACAGTTGTCAGAGATTAGCTTTAAATGAACaggctatgcgtaagcgaccgtaacacttCCACTCTTCAAAGAAGTCATCATTTATGATGACGTGTAAGCTACGtgggtgggatcaaaagtaatgcaaccaatggtgttaaatgacaactaaaggttggattaagaaaatctttatttcaaaccatcaaagtaacctcctttgacagatacacaacgtttcaatcttttaatccaatccttaaaagctttctgatagtctttttcaggtaaatcactaaggaggttaaatatggcggcccccaacttttggcgggatgtatattttctgcctgcAAGCTTTTTCTTGAGACGAGAGAAAAGGAAAAAGTCACAGGGGGCTATATCCGGAGAATAGGGTGGGTGTTCTAGAACATATACTCCCTGTTCATTCAAAAACGACGTCACAATCCCAGCCTTGTGACTTGAGGCGTTGTCATGTAAGAAATGGATGCCTCGGATACCCGTCTTTGGTCGACGTttctggaaatacttgagaagctttttaagaacttttttcttatgaaacttggcattcattgacttgcctttaggtacaggaacCTGGATGGCGAGATTTAAGTAGTAAAAAAGGGCATACATAACctttttcacacttgcaatcctttGGCATTGCAAGGCCTTCTGGCATTTTTGGTGAGCCATACTCGGTTACTTATTTTTCAATGCGGTTCGAAGAAATGTATCCAAGACTCATCACCTGTTACcacattcataaatgtttttgatcgtatcttggaaaccttttcaaaagcttgcgCGCCATCTTAACGCGCGTGCGTTGTTGCTCATCAGTGAGCAAATGCGTGACCCAcctttttcttcttcaatttcaaaatatttcgcagaatgcgcaacacagatgcttttgaaatgccaaccatgtccgcaatctgctgagaagtatatcttgcgtcagaaagtactatttgtttgatgttttcaacaatccttggactacttgcagacttaggtcgaccagttttaggcgcatttttgacagactccacgcctgaacaaaatttcctaacccatctgcaaactgtggaaaaggacatttcattactaccataaacagcacatatgtcagcataaatgtcctttgaacctcttccgagtgaagcgcaagtcttaatgtaagacctaatttcgttcgcactttttacaattttaccaACCATTTGGCCTAACCGCCTACGCGTagggtttgtgcaaatgtgaattATGAGCGAGATATTGTGTTTTCATATATAGTTTATACGTCGATTGAAAGCTATTACAACGGGGAACACGTGCAAGGCGTGAATTTTGTACTCGCGCTAAAAATAGCGTTTATCAATAGCCAGTGGCATTAATTTTGATTCCATCCTCGTATTTTGGCATAGAAAGTGCCATTATCTGCACGATATGAATTCCGTATCCCGGACGAGTTACGACTTTTTGCCGTAACAGCAAAGAGCATAGCATTCTAATGATGAAAATTCCAAACTGCCTGTTACGTGATTCGaacactgagccaaagagtcgactccctgacgcagttgtcagagattgacttcatctcagtgttcttatattttctggtcattcgggatcatttttgttgcattttccattactgccagTTTAGTGTATGCGAGCGGCTTGAGTAAACCTATTTTCATATATACGATGTTTGTTATTAATCATATGATGCAAAGATTAACTCTTTAAACAAACGGCTACATGATCGGAAGTTGAATCGTTGTTAAGTAGGACttaaatacatgttcaatgtacgaAAAAAAGAGATTCCAGTAAATGCAAGCATGTCTTCAGAATCGCATGTTTGCTGGATTACCAAACACACAGAAATGTTTAGAGCAATTACCTTTATAACTTGAGTAATGTATGTACACAGGGcatttatgtttaaactaaatatataatttttaatgtgaaaagtgaTGCCCATCAGGCTATGGTTTACTATTGGGAACTTAGATCCCTGACCAagcaataaaaatacaaattatttttatcgaCTTGTCACAAGGAAATCGATGTACATCGGTGACAGGAAAAACTATACTTATGATGTATACATGAACTGATCGGGATTCGGGAGAATGCGACGTTAATCAAGTTCAGTTTTACAGACATAACTTTTACGCAGATACTTAACTGCGTAGTcaaaatctggcaagcatacacaattaAACTGGCTAATTTATTTGGTTGCAACAAGAAGTCTATATCATTCAACGATTGCTTCATACGCAATCGGTGCTTACTTCTTATTTTGTTTAAAGTACAGTAAACTGAAGTAAAACCAAACCGGTTTATATAATTGGTTGATTTATCGTGCATTGAAATCCCGCaataattgtctttgtagttttataacaatttaggtacagtcattatcctactatttgattgcttattttgtaataatcctgacccTGTGAAATATTACATTCACACGCCGTCTACGCTAACGGCTTAAAGagtcaaatttctataataaaattataatatgtCAAACATTGATAAactgttggttgagaaatcggcaaagagacattttcaatgctaaaagcttttgaataggacaatTTGTATATCattgcagacgtaatttgtcacgcataatgttttcagatatcatagatatatcttataattgtactatgaaattatcaattattccatggtcccaatgttgtagaaaataaaatataaaagaaatcaaataattacacctagttaaatcctACGCATATTGCCAAGGTTTGATACCGGTACAAGTCCtacgattttacagtatctgataaccaattcacagtgagataaatatgttctttctttGTAACTGgtgattacatttttttcaatggccttataggtaactaaattatatgcattatatttcagaagaccttaaacaacattctaAAAAAATGCCCAATCAAGATTTttgtgtaatacttggttttagatgccGTTGAGATTTATCAACAATCAcgctatgtttttaacatttttctatgattcaatattgttggtaaAATGTCTACCCAATGttaatgttaaagcctgaaaatttcgttttttcgcacttcgccattgtgatctcgcgcttctcCGTTATGAGCAGGCGATACGCGAAGCGCGGAATCATGATGGCAAAGTGCGAAATCGTGAGGcgcgaagcgcgagatcacgatTGCGAAACCGCGAAATGATTTAAAAggtgtaagaaacattttgcagaatactgttttagttaAGAAAATAGATAAGGGAAATACCTATAACGAAGTTGACGTAATGAAGACGTCGCTATTCCGGAATGCTTTTCCTATGCAAGGTATCAGTTTcagatttggtacatttgtatcaATATCATGAAACTCagcatgtctttgttgactagtcTAGTATTCAGTCTGGAGTTACGACAAATTCTTTGTAACAACTATCGTATATAGACTTAGagacatattttattgcatgatATATCAAATCATATCGATATTTTAAAAGTGTGTCACCACGaaccatttgttttgaattaatacttGCACATACAAAACATTGATCACTAAACCACAGCTTGCACGTCCAATAATACGTACATACCTAGTGAAaataaggttttcgtgcaatgttttTGCTTCAAACACGCTGaaatgcaccatttgccgttCTCACAATGATAAATAATCAAGCGGAGGATACGCCGACCCCCCGTCCACCCCCATTACGTCTGCGTATTATGAAAAATGCCCTAGCTACGCGCCTGCATAATGTAATCAGTCCAAGTGCacgtaaaagaaaatatttgttttgaaactgagTCTGAGATAGGCTAAAAACTGTAATATCGCCcattttaaaaaccataaatatatctATGACAGACTTTTCAGTATAACTCGACTCGCTTCTTGGGaggagtttatgtaaatgacggttacaaaattagccactcacgataagaaaatcaaTATTAGTCAGTGACTAaatgtgtatgatgcaaacactgaatcggtgcgctattctgaaattggcagtaataATATAAGTATAACGTCAGTACAATAGTTAAAGCAAAGTGTTTGTTTATAGTTGAGTCCCCGCATTTTTGACAGTGTCAGTCATTTTGATCTtgggagcctccgtggccgagtggttaaggtcgctgacttcaaatcacttgtccctcatcgatgtgggttcgagcctcactcggggtatTGAAtacttcatgtaaggaagccatccagctgagcTCGCTAACggaatgttggtggttctactcaggtgccagctcgtgatgaaataatgcacgaggggcacctggggtcttcctccaccatcaaagctggaaagtcgccatatgacctgtaattgtatcggtgcgacgttaaacccaaaacataaatagataattctaatatgcttatctctgttaaagcactcttacgctagaatgacgtcacgttaacgtgcggtgacgtcagaGTTTGTGTTACGACCAAGAAAAaacgcttctatattttatctactgttttagattaaggacatactagaatctaaataatttatagcaaaatagtgttttaacactatttatacactcaggcggtaatacgtcgtacaaataatttcactcaggctgcaccctcgtgcaattattacgcccgacgtataaccgcccatcgtgcataaatagtgttaaagcactcttttgctataaattatttcttaaataaagagcAACCTTGTCAACATCAAATCCCCAACTTTGATTCCAGTAACCAGTCAGGAAGCCAACTGGTATTCATTCTTATACAATTTTGCGGCTCGACCTGTAGACTTCCCTTACCTCAGCTTTAATTTCTTGGTGAATGAATTACATGTAAGTACTATACATAATGCAATTATTCGCTTTACAAAAGTGCTGTAATATTGATTAAATGTATTCAGGTAACTTAATAAAGCTTAgcaattaaaataaagaaatattgatttaaaatagATTTGTTTTTGTGATCAAAGGTTAACAACTTACAAAGACATTCAATAACACTAAGACAAAGATAACCGCAATACTGGTGAGTATCACACGAAACAAAACATGCTGAAAAACACACTTTCGGAAAAAATGCTGACTCGGGATGTTGTGATACACAATTCtttgaatacaaaatgaaacTTACTTTGCGAGGCCATCGATCACTCTTGCAATAGAAAAAGAAAGTAGTTGAATCGATTTTGTAAATAGcattctttgtgaacattttaaCCATGAAATATTTGAAAGACGACAATTATATTGTATTCCTATTATATAATGTATTTGCTATCTTTTAAATCAAAGTTAAGTTTTAGTGCAGAAGTATAATGCTTACAATAACACGGAAAAAATCACATGTCAGTTTATATGTACAGTTGTATTTATTTAAGTAATAaagtgaaaattgaaataaattgtcatgaaaattaatttaaagtttgctTCAGTTCTTACATTTGTAGTTCTCATATTTGAATACCAATTTCAAATTAGTCACCCTCTTATCCTGTCCATACCTTAACATACACAAATGATTGTTGAAATTTATGGTTTTATGAAACTAGAGTATACATTGAAGTAAATGTatgtaaagttttgaaaaagtcTGTCCATAAAAATTTTCTGGGAAATGTCCTTAAGCTGTGTAGGTAAATTAAATCTGTAGGGAGATCGTTTTAGAAGTGCGTACATGATAAAAGACTCTGATCTATTCAGTCAGATCATAAGAGGTAATAAATGAGGAACGAGGATCTACATTACATATACTTAAATCACACTGAATCGTGCTTACGTTTAATGTAGACACGTctcaacaaatataaaaaaaaaagaccaatGTTTACCACACGAAGGTATTAAGCAAAGCAATAACTATACGAAATATTTACATAAGAACATTATCTGACTGCTTATCTTGATTACAGGatgtaaacaatatttcaacagAGCATAACAAAAAGGCAATtgttttcaaaagcatttttGAGTTGAGTTTTATACTTATATATCAAAGAACGTTTATATTCTATTGAATAGGTCATACCCATTTGACTCAGTCTTATCTTCTGAAGGAAGATCAGCATGAATGTACACCATGTCAAACGCCActtaatattaaacatatttcaacCAATTGCGAGGACTTCTCTCCACTGCGCAGTGCAGATTTTGAAATGAAATCCTTGGAGTTGTTTCTTACAGTTTCGACTGACACTGTTTTATCTTTTTTGAAACAGACATGCATTTATGTCACAATTTgaacatgaaaatgttttattcgCATTGATTGTCATTTTGTCAGGTTTTGACGGTATGTAggtttttataataaatgtttatcaacTTCATTTCGTTCCGGCGATATTTGCTCTTTTTTGAGTCGAGCCGCAGTAAAATCCAGCTCATTCATTTATCCATTATAAAAATTCCGTTATTTCTTGTGTTTGGGAAAGAATTCTGGAATGATTTTGACAGGACTCACATCTTGCTCGTTCCATGTCTGTGATATCAAGCCGCCTGTTCAATGACTGCTGACCCTGTAGGGTGGAAACAATTGTATTTTGAGTTTCAGGAAACACTTTGCGTTTTTTATGTGAAGTTTCCTTTCTTCGCAGAATCTTTCCCAGTAAACtagaaatatcatttttgtaatGTGTAAGCTGTACTGGCTCTTCCGATGCGTCAGACCCCGCTCCTTCATGGCCGTGTACGGAATTCCTCATCCACATGCGTCTTTGTTTGCTCTGGtctttattattttcattgtCATATCTTGGCATCTGTTTTAGGGTACCGACCTCCTTACAAAGTCTACGGGGAAGGAAACTTTCGAGAAATAAAATAACCGATAACTTCTGAAGACGATAATGCATTTTTGTGGCTACTACATCGGCATTGTTACTCATCAAGTCCGTGCATGAATTGGACATCATTGCTATAAGTGCATTGAGTAAAAGGATTGTtgttaaaagaacaaaaagaacaaaGACCGTAACCGCTAAAATTGGTTGTCGAGCCTGAAACAGTATGTCTAATTCTCCGATACCAAGCATAATAGTCAACATTTTGACCATCGTTTTTCCTAAATTGTCAAAATCCTCATCTTCCGTGTTAGCGCCTTGCATAATCATGAACATTGCAATAGAAAAAGCTATCAGAAATATGCCCATGACAAATGCGAACTTTATCATATCAGAAATAACCCTCTGAATCAAAACAGTATAGAAACTGAATgctttgaaaatttgaagaaagaaTAAAACAAGGTACCACCCAATTATAATTGCGAAAATCAGACAATAGTTTTCGTATCCAGACATAATTCCTGACCCACCAATAGCggcaaaaatgaaatcaaacaggAGAAGAAATGAGAATAAGACAAAGTATATTCGAAACATGACGTTTGAATACGGCATGCTAAAGTGACGAATAATACGTTTTGTAAACTTTGAAGAGGTTTGAGACTGAAATCGTGAAATTATTTTTCTGGCACACTCCATTGAAACAAACCATGCAGAGAAAAGCAAACCAATCGCTGAAATAGATGTAACAAAAACGTTTTTGGTCACAGGATATTTAAATTGAATTGTAGTATTGTCCGAGATCGATGTCGTCATCTGTGACCTTAGTACAGCAGCACATGAGAGCAGAATCATGAAGACAAGATAAATGGCAAACCATATAAGGAACCAAGGTCTGTAATATTTCCACTTTTCTCTTATCACCTCCTTTACTGGCGTAACGTTTGTAAATAAGAACGCGTTGTTTGTCTGATGATGGACCACATATTCTAGTACCGATTCATGATGCTCGGTTTTGATGTCCTCTTCATGTGATGCATTGACGTCACTTTCAGTTGCAAGCGTTTCGATCTCAGTGACGTCGTATGTTTCTTCATTAAAGAGACCGTCGTTAGATTCCCGTGAAAGGTATACCTGGAAGCAATAATGCACGAAcaattaaatgtatttcatatctCTATGATTTTTCAAGAATTCATGAATGTATGTTAATGTCTGTGTGCACATGTATAGTCACATTAAACTCCCagtttgaaataatgaaaaatgatgcCAGACGCCCATCTTGGTAGTATTGATTAATGAATACCTCAATAACATTGTCTTTGCATAATTGCATGTTCATTTAAAAGGGATTTCAGAAGACTGTGTTAGTTAAAAAAAGACAAGTTAGACAAAAAAAGTCATCGTCATCTTTATATTTATAATCTGTTCAGAACTATTTTCATCGTggtatatagaaaaaatatctcCGACCAAAATAAGTTAGACatacattatcaaaaatataagaaaatgcatacttgaaaaaaaagttataagtCTGAAGCAAACgctaacatttgaaaaataatgtgaAGATACCTCATGATTAATGATTACTTCAAAGATTTTGAACTGCTGCCTTTTAGCTGCCAACTGCAGTGGGGTGAGTTTCTCTTTGTTCGTCATCATCAGTAGTTTACGCACATCTTTCCTCAAAGTCCATTGATCATCCCAAAAGAAAGCGCTAGAACCTATCTTTTTCTTCTCATACTTCGATCCTGTTTTGATAAATTGACAATCCAAAATGAAACTGACCATTCTGAGCACGGATTCGAGCTTTACTGGTTTGATGTGTGCATACTTTATCAAAGAATGTATAATATTATCGCCTTTTTTGTTTGTAGCATCCAATTTCGATACACAGTTCTTAAGGAGgatacaaaatatttctttgttgaaTTTTAAAGAAGCGACCCCAAGTAGAGTCCCAGCCATCATAACTGTATCTTGAAATATGGCGCCTTCTGCATGGATTCTCATTAATTTTGCTTTCTGCTGACTTGTGTCAACCTCTTCATTAAGTGTGTCTGTCATAATCTCAAGAAGCTTTTTGTCTTCTTGCACAATTGCTAGATGCACTGGGGTCACACCTTCACAGTTGTCATGTATCTTCTCAAAACTGATCAATTCCggacagtattttattatacacttGATAATTTTGTCGAGAATTCTTTTTCGGGGGCTATTCTTCTTCACGTTTATTGACATTGCACGTAATAGCAACGAATCCCCATTCAAAAAAGTATCTCCTATCTCTTCTGCATTGGTTTCTAGTCTAATTTTTCTGTCAATTTTGCCTTTGATAAGAAATTCTTTATTCTGAAGAATTCCTAATTTAATGTTTTTCTGTGGGTCTTCGGTTCTCGAgtgaaaaaagttttcaaaatgattttctaGTCCTTTTATACGGCTTATATCATTGTCTTCCGTTCTAGCAATTATTTCCAAATATGCATACAGTTTTAAAATCTCGTTTTCACACAGTTCCGCCATTATGTTATTAACGTTTCACTTTGAACAAGGTAATACTCTGCAATATATATTTGGTTAACAGATAACGTTTTGTACTTTGTTGTAGATTctttatcttgtttttaaagccgTTCACGAGATAAATCGTTTGGATGTCTACTTAAGTCAAACATATGaccatattttgtttataacacTCCCCATGTTGCTTTAAAGATTTCATCACAAATGAATATTATTAGTTTTTATTGGAACTAATTTTTGTTCGTGTTGATGAAAAATATTGCTTTGAAAcgaaaaaacattcatttataaCGAAAATACAATTAGTAATTCAAAAAACATTACGCGCATGCGTATATTCCTGTTGACTGATATGTAGTCCATCCTCCTTTTCGACGAGACGTTTAGAAATAACGGCATTTTAATGCAGAAAAGAATGTATGAACAGAAGTAATTCAAACATGAAATGCACTAAGTGTTACCTAAATAATTTAAATAGGTTCGTCAATACAAAACCCTCCACGCATTAATCTTGCAGAAGCTATCATCTTGTTTACTTTCTGTTTCGCCTCTTAGAAAAAGGCTTTACAAAATAATTCGAACATGAATAAAAAGGCTCTACATGCTTGAAGTAACAATAACTGCCACGTTTAAAGCTAATCGATTGAGTTTTTTCTGCAATATTGGAATTTACATTGCGTAGTTACAATAACTGCATACGCAGACATTTGTATGTATACACTAGCACGGTCATTAATATTATAATTAAGTATTTTACCTGTCAGTTAACGATATTGATATGATGGTAATTTCGAACCTTTGccaatttgaaaatactttattaTATTGTTTAGAATACTTGTTTGTAAGAAGTTgtatctgcttccggaataaaagaggatcttccggtctgtccctcttttttgccgctatatggagtttttaccggtgaaaatcaccgcaaaaattgaagaaatcgcagacTACAGCAGCAGAAAATcagaatttgttcgtacgtacgaacaaaattccaaataaaatttacaaattcttgttcatttctcacatttttaaatgcaatttggaattttattcgtacgtacgaacaaatcatggctgttcgtacgtacgaacaataatccatattctgTATTATGtttcagttctgacattctgttcaaacagctcagatttgttcgtacgtcagaacaaaattccaaatatgctttaaaaattctttttcatttctcactatcatttgttcgtacgtacgaacaaatcctggctgttcatacgtacgaacaaatgagagaactgaaaaagaattaatttaaaaaaaaatgtaatttggaattttgttcgtacgtacgaacaaatcctggttGTTCCTACGTAcaaacaataatccatattccgtatcATTTTTCAGCTCTGacattctgttcgaacagcccagatttgttcgtacgtacgaacaaaattccaaactgctttaaaaattctttttcatttctcacaatcgtttgttcgtacgtatgaacagcctgcatttgttcgtacgtacgaacaaatgagagaactgaaaaagaattgatttaaaaaaaaatgcaatttggaatttgttcgtacgtacgaacaaatccagggtctgtatgcaaaagattaattttcagttctgacattttgtttgaacagcctagatttgttcatacgtacgaacaaatttccaaaatacaagtaataaaagaaatagaacaaAGAAAACACAAAACATCATAAAGTTGTTACAGTGATCATATCTCATTTTCACTTTAAACCTCGAAACTTAAAATGTTCACCTCTTTCAGAAGTTACCACGAAACATTAAAACATTcgtttcattatttcatttaactaAATAGATAATCACTGCGACAGTTTATAGTAACATGAATAGGTGAGTGCAAGAGGCAGCCTTCTGAACACGCCCAGACCTTTGCGAATATCACGTTGACATGCCTGAGACTCCGTAAATGTATCAGTCTGGATCTGAAAAACAACCTTGACAGCAGAAATACGTCAAATTGATACTATACATATATCATTCTTAAagggaagggtgggagggaatttttctatcgatgttgttcggacgatttttgaaataaaattcgtCCAATCAAAACACAGAACGCTGCATTACATTAgggtaaataaaagaaaaaactcacCTTCGCTAATTTAAGACGTAAACaagatacttttttaccatttataatgtCGTTCAATCTGTTTTCTGTTTACCATAAccgttacctttatatttgtagctGAAACTAGACGACATGTTCtcttgtactgaaatttaaaacaaaggccttgacaaattaagaaaatttataaattgttacatcttaatgatttataattagtAACAAATTATATATGAATCTTAAAAGTATGCCAGCGGTTAAACATGTGACCTAATATGAATCAAAACATATGCCAATACCTGGCTTGCTAATACTGTTACTGA from Mercenaria mercenaria strain notata chromosome 11, MADL_Memer_1, whole genome shotgun sequence includes the following:
- the LOC128546524 gene encoding transient receptor potential cation channel subfamily V member 3-like gives rise to the protein MAELCENEILKLYAYLEIIARTEDNDISRIKGLENHFENFFHSRTEDPQKNIKLGILQNKEFLIKGKIDRKIRLETNAEEIGDTFLNGDSLLLRAMSINVKKNSPRKRILDKIIKCIIKYCPELISFEKIHDNCEGVTPVHLAIVQEDKKLLEIMTDTLNEEVDTSQQKAKLMRIHAEGAIFQDTVMMAGTLLGVASLKFNKEIFCILLKNCVSKLDATNKKGDNIIHSLIKYAHIKPVKLESVLRMVSFILDCQFIKTGSKYEKKKIGSSAFFWDDQWTLRKDVRKLLMMTNKEKLTPLQLAAKRQQFKIFEVIINHEVYLSRESNDGLFNEETYDVTEIETLATESDVNASHEEDIKTEHHESVLEYVVHHQTNNAFLFTNVTPVKEVIREKWKYYRPWFLIWFAIYLVFMILLSCAAVLRSQMTTSISDNTTIQFKYPVTKNVFVTSISAIGLLFSAWFVSMECARKIISRFQSQTSSKFTKRIIRHFSMPYSNVMFRIYFVLFSFLLLFDFIFAAIGGSGIMSGYENYCLIFAIIIGWYLVLFFLQIFKAFSFYTVLIQRVISDMIKFAFVMGIFLIAFSIAMFMIMQGANTEDEDFDNLGKTMVKMLTIMLGIGELDILFQARQPILAVTVFVLFVLLTTILLLNALIAMMSNSCTDLMSNNADVVATKMHYRLQKLSVILFLESFLPRRLCKEVGTLKQMPRYDNENNKDQSKQRRMWMRNSVHGHEGAGSDASEEPVQLTHYKNDISSLLGKILRRKETSHKKRKVFPETQNTIVSTLQGQQSLNRRLDITDMERARCESCQNHSRILSQTQEITEFL